The Canis aureus isolate CA01 chromosome 11, VMU_Caureus_v.1.0, whole genome shotgun sequence genome has a segment encoding these proteins:
- the LRRC10 gene encoding leucine-rich repeat-containing protein 10, translating to MGDALRALAACVPADCCRGSGARDPRDMPPDKTVDLSGRQLRRLPAHVCSFRELAKLYLSDNRLSSLPPELAQLQNLQILALDFNDFKALPQAVCTLQQLCILYLGNNKLCGLPAELSRLQSLRTLWIEANCLGRLPDVVCELAVLRTLHAGSNGLRGLPGRLQRLRELRTIWLSGNLLTDFPAVLLHMPFLEVIDVDRNSIRHFPSLAHLSGLKLVIYDHNPCRNAPRVAKGVRRVGRWAEETPEPDPRKARRYALTQEDSQEGEAPVLPSLLLPPGS from the coding sequence ATGGGCGACGCCCTCAGGGCCCTGGCGGCCTGCGTCCCCGCCGACTGCTGCCGGGGCTCCGGGGCCAGAGACCCGCGGGACATGCCGCCCGACAAGACGGTGGACCTGAGCGGCCGGCAGCTCCGCCGCCTCCCGGCGCACGTGTGCTCCTTCCGGGAGCTGGCCAAGCTCTACCTGAGCGACAACCGCCTCAGCAGCCTGCCCCCCGAGCTGGCGCAGCTGCAGAACCTGCAGATCCTGGCCCTGGATTTCAACGACTTCAAGGCTCTGCCCCAAGCGGTGTGTACGCTGCAGCAGCTCTGCATCCTCTACCTGGGCAACAACAAGCTCTGCGGCCTGCCCGCCGAGCTGAGCCGGCTGCAGAGCCTCCGCACCCTGTGGATCGAGGCCAACTGCCTGGGCCGGCTGCCCGACGTGGTGTGCGAGCTGGCGGTCCTCAGGACCCTGCACGCCGGCTCCAACGGCCTGCGCGGCCTGCCGGGCCGGCTGCAGCGCCTGCGGGAGCTGCGGACCATCTGGCTCTCGGGCAACCTGCTCACCGACTTCCCCGCCGTGCTGCTGCACATGCCCTTCCTGGAGGTCATCGACGTGGACAGGAACAGCATCCGTCACTTCCCCAGCCTGGCCCACCTGTCCGGCCTGAAGCTGGTCATCTACGACCACAACCCTTGCAGGAACGCGCCCAGGGTGGCCAAAGGTGTGCGCCGCGTGGGGAGGTGGGCCGAGGAGACGCCGGAGCCCGACCCGAGGAAGGCCAGACGCTACGCCTTGACCCAGGAGGACAGCCAGGAGGGAGAGGCACCTGTCCTGCCATCTCTGCTGCTTCCTCCTGGCTCCTGA